A region of the Bradyrhizobium manausense genome:
CGGCGGGGCGCGCCTTGCGCCGCTGGCGCTCGATGCAAAACTCGCCGGCGGCATCCTGAAGGCGGGCACCGCCAATCTCGGCGCCTATGGCGGCCAGGTCTCGGGCGAGCTGATCCTGGATGCGACCTCCGGCGCACCGAGCTTTGCGATGCATTCCGACATCGTCGGCGTGCGGGCGCTGCCGCTGTTCCAGGGCTTGGCCGACTTCGACCGGATTGACGGCAAGCTGCAGGCCAAGCTGGCGCTGCGCAGCGCCGGACGCAGCCAGCGCGCGCTGATGGCGAACATGCAGGGCACCACCTTCGTCAACTTCCAGGACGGCGCCATCCGCGGCATCAATGTCGCGCAGATGATCCGCTCGCTGACGACGAGCAAGCTGTCCGGCTGGCAAGACAACCAAAACCTCAATCAGAACCAGAACGCCAGCCAGAACCCCAGCCAGGAGCTGAGCACCGACCTGTCGCAGCTCTCCGCCTCGTTCCGCATCGACAAGGGCCAGGCGGTGACGACCGACTTCACCCTGATCGGACCGCTGGTGCGCATCACCGGCGCCGGCACCCTCGCGCTCGACACCAAGATGATGGGCTTCCGCGTCGAGCCCAAGCTCGTGATGACCACCGAAGGCCAGGGGCGCACCTCCGAGCCGGTCGGCTTCGGCATTCCCGTGATGATCTCGGGCCCCTGGTCGCAGCCGCAGATCTACCCTGACATGGCCGGCATGATGGACAATCCTGATGCGGCCTATGCCAAGCTGCGCGAGATGGGCAAGGGCCTGTTCGGCCCTGACGGCGCCAGGCTCGGCGACATCCTGAACAGTTTTGGCCTCGGCGGGACCGCCGCTGCAAATGGCGGCAACGGCACCACGGCCGGCAGCAACACCAATCCTCAGATCCAGCTGCCGAACAACATGCCGATGTCCGGCGGTCAGCTCGGTGAAGCCATCGGCAATCTGATCCAGCAGGGATTGTCCAACAGCCCCCTGTCCAGCGGCACCGGGACCGGCCGGAGCCGCGGCCTGCCGGGCACCTCGACCACGCCCGCCCAAAGCCAGCCGCCGCAGGATCAATCGCTCCAAAATCCGCCAGTCGCCCAGCAGGACAGCCAGCCGATGAACGACGTGATGCGGCAGCTCTTCAATCGGTAGGTTCGGCACCAACGCTTCGGACTCCGACGCAGTGGCGGTGATCCATCCCACCACGAACCGCATCGCTCCTCGCCGCGACTAACCCTCGCCTCGATGGCGAGGCGAGGGTTCGGATGGGAGACGATTGTGGCGCTTGCCTTGCCTTCGCGTGCGTATGATTTGCAGATGCTGGACCGTCCCACCGAGCGTGCGCGCGACCATGGCTGGATCTTTGGCCTGCCGCCGGGCATCCGGAGCGAGCAATGGCCGCTCGATGCCGTCACCGGCTATCCGCTGATGCACGGCTTTACGCTTCTGCTGCCGGACGATTATCGCGTGCATGGCGAGGACATCGTCGCGGTC
Encoded here:
- a CDS encoding AsmA family protein codes for the protein MRAVKFAGAAVVAVIIVVALLLVIGIPSGFLTSKIASRVESATGYRMTIDGGAKISLWPTLNITLNDLTLQNPRDRSGITRVTIERVQVDMSLASAWSGRPEIREIVLTHPVLYQPMLRDRLPNADTSPKPLASDMAGATIDRFKIKNGEVAFSRVRDRVESRISAIDADAVIGRDRTIKVTGTARVSEHPARFDIKATTPAPPTERQAIPVDFAIDMPDVLKSQLAGRADMRLNGDVVMINGINGTLGDSAFNGWASVDIASKPLVKLDLDFQRLTIPQSQSSQDTSGQPWSDAPIDVSGLNYVDAQLRISATEALVGGARLAPLALDAKLAGGILKAGTANLGAYGGQVSGELILDATSGAPSFAMHSDIVGVRALPLFQGLADFDRIDGKLQAKLALRSAGRSQRALMANMQGTTFVNFQDGAIRGINVAQMIRSLTTSKLSGWQDNQNLNQNQNASQNPSQELSTDLSQLSASFRIDKGQAVTTDFTLIGPLVRITGAGTLALDTKMMGFRVEPKLVMTTEGQGRTSEPVGFGIPVMISGPWSQPQIYPDMAGMMDNPDAAYAKLREMGKGLFGPDGARLGDILNSFGLGGTAAANGGNGTTAGSNTNPQIQLPNNMPMSGGQLGEAIGNLIQQGLSNSPLSSGTGTGRSRGLPGTSTTPAQSQPPQDQSLQNPPVAQQDSQPMNDVMRQLFNR